A single genomic interval of Pseudomonadota bacterium harbors:
- a CDS encoding DUF2637 domain-containing protein — translation MKLTKSSKRIADVVTVGLIAVCIAAFTLSYSSLVIMGLEHGLSYLSYLWPLCLDLFMVIGCLTVIRFSMLKENTIFPWAIVVATTAASTAFNVASVWYTQNPLTMCMYVVPPVTVFASLEFLIMIIKIEQKHSPAASRKPRMVKADD, via the coding sequence ATGAAACTAACGAAATCCAGCAAGAGAATTGCTGATGTAGTCACTGTAGGACTGATTGCAGTGTGTATTGCTGCATTCACCCTGTCTTACAGCAGCCTGGTAATAATGGGGCTAGAACACGGATTATCATATCTATCCTATCTGTGGCCTCTATGTCTTGACTTGTTCATGGTGATTGGTTGCCTCACTGTTATCAGGTTCAGTATGCTCAAGGAGAATACCATATTCCCGTGGGCTATTGTGGTAGCAACTACAGCAGCATCGACTGCATTCAATGTGGCAAGTGTCTGGTATACCCAGAATCCACTTACCATGTGTATGTATGTGGTCCCGCCGGTGACCGTCTTTGCATCATTAGAATTCTTGATTATGATAATCAAGATTGAGCAGAAGCATAGTCCGGCGGCATCAAGAAAGCCAAGGATGGTAAAAGCAGATGATTAA